The genome window CTGCCGAAGGCAAGTAAGCGTGTTCGCTCTCGGCAGTTATCTGCCTACTCAGGGCTTGGGTGGTTCTCTGACCGGTTGTAGGTAGTTATATGGACCGCGAAGCTTGATTATCTTTATGAGGAAGGCATTTGACAACAAACAACCTACGATTTTATAATAAATTGGAAGTTGGGAGGAGAGGTTATGGCGAAGATAATTGTTGAGCAGCTCACTAAGGTGTTCGGTCGCAACCCGGAACGGGCGCTACAAATGCTTAATGAGGGCCACGATCCGGCTGAGGTGTTTCGGAGCACCGGGCTGGCGGTGGCCGTGTGGAACGCTTCCCTGTGTGTGGAGCAGGGGGAACTGTTTGTTATCATAGGTCTTTCCGGTAGCGGCAAATCCACTCTGATACGCTGCCTCAACCGGCTGGTGGAACCGACCGCAGGCAGAATCGTGATCGACGGTGAGGACGTTACGGTCATGGATGGCCGTCAGTTGCGTCAGTTCCGGCAAAGAAGGCTGGGGATGGTGTTTCAGCGTTTTGCCTTGTTCCCCCACCGAACGGTTTTGGAAAACGTGGAGTTCGGGCTGGAGATCCAGGGCGTAGATTCCAGGGATAGAAGGGAGAGGGCCATGGCTATGCTCGAGCTCGTCGGGCTGTCCGACTGGGCTCAATACAAGCCGGACGCCCTCAGCGGTGGCATGCAGCAGCGGGTTGGCCTGGCCCGAGCTCTGGCCAGCGATCCGGACATTCTGCTCATGGATGAGCCCTTTAGCGCCCTCGATCCCCTTATCAGGCGGCGGATGCAAGATGAGCTCCTTCAGCTTCAGCAGCGGCTGGGCAAAACCATTATCTTCGTCACCCATGATCTCGACGAAGCCCTGAAACTCGGCGACCGCGTGGCCATTATGAGGGCGGGCCAGATAGTGCAGGTGAGCAGCCCGGAAGAGGTTCTGGCCAGGCCGGCAGACGAATACGTGGCGGAGTTTACTAGAGACGTTAATCCGATAAAGGTGCTTAAGGCGCGAAACGTGATGTGGCCGCCGGACCCTCTGGTGTTCCTCAAGGACGGACCACGGGTGGCCCTAAGACAAATGCAGGAACGAGGTCTTTCCAGCGCCTTTGTGGTGGATAAGAACCGGCGCCTAAAGGGTCTTCTGACGGTGGATGCCGCCTTAGCGGCCATCCGCCAGGGGCAGGATAACCTAGAAGATCTGGTAGAGGCTGATTTCCCCAGGGCCCACCCGGATACTTCACTGGAAGAACTGATTTCTACGGCAGTCAGCAGCCGGTACCCCATCGCCGTGGTCAACGGCGACGGGGTGTTGCAAGGCATCATAGCCCGCGTGGCCGTGCTGTCCGCGTTGATCGGACCTCAAGGAGGAGAGGAACGTGCCGTATCTTAGTCTACACGTGGCCGATTGGGTAGACAAGGTCGTCGACTGGTTGGTGACCAAATACGACGCCGCCTTTGACACCTTAAAGGCGCCTTTGGTAACCTTCATGGACGCCCTGGAGGCGGCTCTGCAAGCCTTACCTCCGGAGGTGATTCTGATTGGCCTGGCCCTACTGGCCTGGTATCTGGCGGGCAAGAAAGTGGCCGTAATGAGCGCCGCTGGGCTCTGGGTGCTTTATGCCATGGGGTTATGGCGGGAAACCATGACCACCCTGGCTCTGGTATTGGTGGCCACGGCTCTTGCCGTGGGCATAGGTATTCCTTTGGGCATCCTGACGGCGCAAAACCACCGGGTCGAGCAGGTCGTACGGCCCCTTCTCGACTTCATGCAGACCATGCCCAGCTTCGTCTATTTGATTCCAGTGCTGATGCTTTTCGGGATCGGAAAAGTCCCGGCAGTGTTCGCCACCCTCATCTTCGCCATGCCTCCGGCTGTGCGCCTTACCAGTCTGGGTATCCGTCAGGTGCCGACCGAAGTGGTGGAGGCGGCCAAGGCCTTTGGGTCCAGCCGCTGGCAGCTTTTGGCCAAGGTCCAGTTCCCCATAGCCCTCCCCACGGTGATGACCGGGGTTAACCAGAGCATCATGCTCGCCCTTTCCATGGCCGTAATCTCGGCTATGATCGGTGCCGGCGGCCTGGGAGGGGTGGTCTATGCGGCCATCAGTCGTGTGGAGGTAGGCAAGGGATTCGCGGGTGGGATAGGCATTGTCGTACTGGCCCTCATTCTAGACCGGGTGACGCAGGGAATCGCCGGACGCAGTGCGGTCAAGAAGAGCTCGACGGCCTGGGGATAACGCCTGCACTACAAACACGAACAAAACAAGGAGGTTAATTGGAAATGGCTATATCGCGGAGTGTGAAAAAAGGTTGGTGGAAGGTCTGCGCGCTCCTGGTGGTTTTGTTGATTTCCGCTGCTGCCTGCAGTGGGGGACAGCAGCCGGTCGACGAAGGAAAGGGTGGTTCGCAAAGCAAGGGCAAGCTGGTCTTTGGCGTTACTCCTTGGACCAGTACCATTCCACCCACTTATGTGGCCAAGCACATTCTGGAGGATTTGGGTTACGAGGTGAAGCTGCAGGATGCCGAGGTGGGCGTGGTTTTCGCCGGTTTAGCCAAGGGTGACGTTGACATTTTTATGGACTCCTGGCTCCCGGACATGCATCGGGAGTTTATGGATCAGTACGGAGAAAAGATCGATGACGTTGCCGTGAGCTATCGGGAAGGGGTCCTGGGTTGGGTGGTGCCTGCCTATTCGCCGGCCAATTCCATTGCCGAACTGAACCAATACAAGGACAGATTCGGAGGCAAGGTTTACGGTATCGACGCCGGTGCGGGCATGATGAAGACCTCGAAGGCGATTATCGAAGCCTACGGTCTGGATTACGAGTTGGTCGACGGCAGCGAGCAGGCCATGCTCACCATGCTGGAGGACGCCTACAGTAACAAACGTGACATCGTTATATTGGGCTGGCGGCCGCACTGGAAGTTTGCCAAGTACGACCTGAAGTTCCTGGAGGATCCCAAAGGCTTTTGGAAGAGTTCTGAGGTTCACGTCCTAGTGCACAAGGGGCTTGACCAGAAGGCTCCGGAGGCTTACGCCTTTCTCAAGAACTGGCGAATACCTATTGAGGATGTGGAAGATATGATCCTTAGACTAGAGCTGGAAAGCGCCGATCCGACGCAGCTTGCGGCCGATTGGGTAGAGAATAACCAGGAGAAGGTGGAGGCCATGCTGAAAGACGTAAAATAGCCGGCGGCTTTTTCCTCGGCTACTTTGGTTCGATGTTCGAGCGCGGGACCATGCAGGCGCTACCTTTGTTCATCGGGGGCATCGCCGGACTGGTAGCCGCCCGTGACCGCGCCTTTCACCGTGGCACCCGTTATCGCTGGCTGGTATTGCACGGATCTGTAGTCTGGGTAGGCACAGAACTGATCCGGGGCGTGATTCCCGTTTGGGGTACCTGGGGTTTTGGGGCAACCGGCAGGCGAAGATGTTGGCCGGGCGTCAGCCCGGGGTGAAGGTACAGGGCGGGATTGCAGGAAATCAGCCTTTCCAGACGGTAGCCGCCCGCGACGGGACGAAGCTGGAGTACGTCTGTGCCGACGGGTATCTCTACCAACCGGCCGACCTGCTCCCATCCGGCCAGCACCGTTTCCGAAGGGATTGGGGTGTAAAGGACGCACGGTGCGGTATTATCCAGCCAGGCATACACGATGGTGCCTGCCTCCGTTTCTTTCTTCCGTTGCAACCCGGGCTTCGCCCAAACACGGTCGGATCGAGTTTGGAGGTGGCGAGGCCCAGCCGGGTCGGCAGCGGCGTGCGCCGATCCCGAGCGCAGACCATCTCCTAGTGCATGGCCTTGCGTGCGGCGATCAACTCCTGCAACTTGGCCACCGCCTGGGCAAGCCCGCCCACCTGGTCGATCAGCCCCACCTCTACCGCATCCCGGCCCACCAGCACCGTCCCTATATCCCGGGCCAACTCGCCGGAGCGGAACATCAACTCCCGGAACTTGGCCTCGCTGATGCGGGAATGCTCGGCTACGAAGCGCACCACCCGGTCCTGCATCTTGTCCAAGTAGTCAAAGGTCTGGGGTACGCCGATCACCAGCCCGGTAAGCCTGATGGGGTGAATGGTCATGGTGGCAGTTTCGGCAATGAAGGAGTAGTCCGTGGCCGTGGCCACGGGGACGCCGATGCTGTGCCCGCCGCCCAGGACCAGGGAAACCTTAGGCTTGGAAATGCTGGCCACCATCTCGGCAATGGCCAGCCCCGCCTCCACGTCACCCCCGACGGTGTTGAGAACCACCAGCAGGCCTTCTACCGCCGGGTTTTGCTCAATGGCAACCAGTTGCGGGATCACATGTTCGTACTTAGTGGTCTTATTCTGGGGAGGCATTACCATGTGCCCCTCTATCTGGCCGATTATGGGGAGCACAAAGATATTGCTCTGGTAATCGGCTACTCCGGTTTGTCCCAATTCCTTAAGACTCGGGAGCCGGGTAGTGGCCGCAGGGTCGGAAGCAGGCTCACCGGTTGACGGTTGGGCCAGGAGAGAACGAAAGCCGAGCTGATGGGGACCGGACTGGCAAAACGGCATTACCGTCGGGCCTCCTTTCTCCCTATAGTCTTAGATCAATTGCTTGCTCCGATACCAGGCTAAAGCAGGTATTGTTCGTAAGCCCGACGAACCATAAACCTATATGGAAGGAAAAGGAACGGCAAGGTGGTCTGCCTGGACGCCGGATTCGGGGAAAGGCGTCCGGTGCTGAGGAGGCTGAAAGCCGGGTTATCCCCGGTTTCCGAATGCCGGGGCGATCTCATCTAGTACATTGGCTCCCGACCAGGCGTATTCACGGGTGCAGCCGGATGCCGGGGGCTGGCCTCGGGATGCCAGTAGTGGTATTATCATGACGGCAGGATCGTGTCGAGGAGGGGTGGCGGTGAACGCCGGTCAGGCGTTGGTGCTGGGGTTGGTGCAGGGTCTCACCGAGTTCTTGCCCATCAGCAGCTCGGGGCACCTGGTTATCTTCCAGGAGTGGTTGGGAGTGGGTACCCCGGGCCTTCTATTTGAGGTTATGGTACACTTCGGTACCCTGCTGGCCGTGGTAGCCGCCTTTTGGAGGGATATCCTCGATATCCTTCGCCGCCCCTGGCACAAGATGCTGGTCCTGATCCTGGTGGGTACGGTTCCTGCCGGCCTGATGGGGTTGCTGTTGGAGCCCGTATTCAGCGCCGCCTTCGAGTCGCTGTTCGTGGTGGGAGCGGCGCTTCTGGTTACCGGGCTGCTGCTCTGGTGGGCGGGACGGAGGCCTCCCGGCCGGAAAGGACTTGCCACCACCAGCCTTCTCGATGCTCTGGCCGTGGGCTTCGGGCAGGGTCTTGCCATTACCCCAGGGCTCTCCCGGTCGGGTACTACCATTGCCTTCGCGTTGCTTCGGGGGATGGAACGGCAGATGGCTTTCCGGTATTCGTTCCTGCTTTCCATTCCGGCGGTCCTGGGGGCCAACCTGTGGGAAGCCAGATCCCTGGCCGGAGAAGTAGGGGGTATAGGGATTCCCCCAACCTACTGGTTGGCGGTGGGGGTAGCGGCCATAAGCGGCTACGTAGCCATTCGTTTCCTGCTTGCGGTGCTAACCCACGGGCGTCTCTACTGTTTCTCATACTACTGCTGGCTTCTGGGTGGGGCGGTGCTGCTCTCCGGGGCGGCCCTGGCCTAGCCGGGAGGTGCTTTACGTGGGTGGCGGGCATACCAAACCCCAGACCGTACCCAAGAACCGACGCTACGAGATCGCGGGGGTCTTGCTGCTTACCCTGGCGCTGCTGGCCATGGCCGGCCTGGTACTGGGCCCGGACCATCCCTGGCTGGCCCACCGCTTGGGCTTTGCCGGGAAAGTTTTGGAGGAAGCGCTCAGGAGCCTCGCGGGCCGAGGACGCTTCGGCATCCCCTTGCTGTTAAGCCTGCTGGCCGTGAAGGTCATGCGCGAACGGGAGTCGCTGCGTTTCTCCGGCCGGGATTGGGGATTGGTGATCGGTTACCTGGTGCTTCTTACCGGCTTGCATCTCCCCTGGGCGCAGGACAACCCCATGATCCCGGGCCAGGAAGGCCAGGGAGGCGGAACCTTGGGGGCGGTGCTGGTGTTGATGTTGGTCAAGGCGTTCGGTCAATTGGGCACCTATATGGTGCTGGCCGCTTTAGGATTGGTCTCCTTTCTCCTGGTCACGGATCTCTCCCTGGTGGAGGGGGCCGGCGCGGTGGGGCGCCGGGTAAGGAGCGTCGGTCCGCGTCTGCGTACGCGGCTGGAGCAGTTCCTGTTCGAGGAGGAAAAGGGAGAGGGCGAGGCAGAGGAACCCTCTCGCTCGAGATCTTCCGGGCAGGAACCCCCACAGACCGGGCAGCGGGCCAGGGTGAAGGGCAGGCCCGGCGCTCCACCGGTCCGGACGGTCGAGGCGCCGCCGGTAGAGCCGGCGGCAGAGGATCGCGAGGAAGAAACCCCCTTGGTGGTACGGGCGGAACCGACGGTTAGGCCCGAACCGCAGGAGGAATTGCCGGAGGCCGAGGATGAACCCTTCCTGCTGCCGCCGCTCTCACTTCTGCGCCGGGCATCCAAGGCCCGAAACCTGCCCTTGAGCAAGGAAATATACGAGAAGGCGCAACTCCTGGAGCAGACGTTAGAAAATTTCGGGGTGAGCGTCAAAGTTACCCAGATAAGCTGCGGTCCCACGGTTACGCGCTACGAGGTTCAACCCGCGCCGGGGGTTAAGGTGAGCCGCATAATCAGCCTGGGGGACGACATTGCCCTGAGTCTGGCTGCCGGCGGTGTACGCATCGAGGCCCCGATTCCGGGCAAGGCGGCGATAGGGATTGAGGTTCCCAACCGGGAGGTCGCGGTAGTGCATCTCCGGGAAGTGTTGGAATCTCAGGAGTTCCAGCAGTCTACCTCCAAGCTCACCATTGCGCTGGGCAAGGACATCGCCGGCCGGCCGGTAGTGGCGGACCTGGCCAAGATGCCCCACCTGCTGATTGCCGGAGCCACCGGGTCGGGCAAGAGCGTGTGCCTGAACGGCCTGATCTGCAGCCTGCTGTACAAGGCCAGGCCCACGGAGCTGAAGTTCATGCTGATAGACCCCAAGATGGTCGAACTGACGGGTTACAACGGGATTCCGCATCTGCTTACCTCGGTAGTGACGGATGCCAAGAAAGCCGCCGCCGCCCTGCGCTGGATGACGACGGAAATGGACAACCGCTATGCCCGCTTTGCCGCCGCCGGGGTGCGCGATCTCCGGCGGTATAACCGGGCCCAGCGATTGACCGGTCGCAAGCCGCTGTCTTATATTGTGGTAATAATAGACGAGTTGGCCGAACTCATGATGGTCGCACCGGCCGAGGTGGAAGACTCTATCTGCCGCCTGGCCCAGAAGGCCCGGGCCGCCGGGATCCACCTGGTGGTGGCCACCCAGCGGCCCTCGGTGGACGTAATAACCGGGCTGATAAAGGCCAACATCCCCTCCCGCATTGCCTTCGCCGTTTCCTCTCAGACCGATTCCCGGACCATTCTGGACCTGGGAGGAGCGGAGAAACTCATCGGCCGGGGTGATATGCTCTTCTTCCCGGTGGGAGCGGTAAAACCCATACGGGTGCAGGGCGCCTACGTGTCCGACCGGGAGGTCCAGAACGTAGTGAACTTCCTGCGCCAGCAGACCCTTCCCGAGGTGACCGAGGAAATAGTCTTGCCCGAAACTCCGGAGACGGGTCGGCCGGAGGAGGAAGACGAACTCCTGCCCCAGGCGGTCAGGGTGCTTCTGGAAAGCGGCCAGGCTTCCATCTCCATGTTGCAGCGGCGGCTGCGCATAGGCTATGCCCGCGCTGCCCGGCTGATCGACATCATGGAAGCGCGGGGAATGGTGAGCGGGCAGGATGGAGCCAAGCCCCGCTCCCTGTTAATAGGCTGGGACGATTACTATCGCATGTTCGGGAAGGCTCAGGGATAATCGAATATAGATCAGATATAGAGATGAAAGTCCCGGAAGACCAAGGTGAGGTGGTAAGGGTGAAAAGCATTGGCAGGGTGCTGAGGGAGGCAAGAGATAGCCGAGGGATACCACTCGCCGAGGCGGAGAGGGCCACCAAGATCCGCTCCCGCTATCTAGAGGCCCTGGAAGCGGATGACCTCTCCTCTTTGCCCGGCCGGACCTATGCCTTGGGTTTTCTACGCAGCTACGCGCGTTACCTGGGACTGGACGCCGACACCGTAGCTTCTTTGGTGGAGGAGTTCAAGCGAATCTGGCCACCGGAGGCAACCGAGGAACCGGAATACGCGTTGAAGGTTCCGGCACCCCGGCGGAGGGCGCGGAACGGCAAGCGCAGAAACGGAGCCATTGTCCTAGTGGTGGCGGCGGTGGTGGTAATAGCCCTGCTTTTGCCCGGCCTGATCTTTGGACCCCCTCCTGCGCAGCCCCCTGCGCCGGCTCCCAGTATTCCGAACCACACGCCGGAACCGGCGCCCGAACCGTCACCCGAGCCTGCGCCTGAGCCCACCCCTGCCGGGGTAGAATTGGAGATAACGGCCGACAAGGGGCCGAGTTGGTTGGAGGTGACGGTGGACGGCGAGCCGGCCTACCGGGGGCTGTTGGCTCAGGGGCGGGAGATATCCTTTTCCGGGAGAACCAGCATAGCGGTCAAGTTCGGCGACGCCGGGGCGGTAAGCGTA of Clostridia bacterium contains these proteins:
- a CDS encoding glycine betaine/L-proline ABC transporter ATP-binding protein, which encodes MAKIIVEQLTKVFGRNPERALQMLNEGHDPAEVFRSTGLAVAVWNASLCVEQGELFVIIGLSGSGKSTLIRCLNRLVEPTAGRIVIDGEDVTVMDGRQLRQFRQRRLGMVFQRFALFPHRTVLENVEFGLEIQGVDSRDRRERAMAMLELVGLSDWAQYKPDALSGGMQQRVGLARALASDPDILLMDEPFSALDPLIRRRMQDELLQLQQRLGKTIIFVTHDLDEALKLGDRVAIMRAGQIVQVSSPEEVLARPADEYVAEFTRDVNPIKVLKARNVMWPPDPLVFLKDGPRVALRQMQERGLSSAFVVDKNRRLKGLLTVDAALAAIRQGQDNLEDLVEADFPRAHPDTSLEELISTAVSSRYPIAVVNGDGVLQGIIARVAVLSALIGPQGGEERAVS
- a CDS encoding proline/glycine betaine ABC transporter permease, which codes for MPYLSLHVADWVDKVVDWLVTKYDAAFDTLKAPLVTFMDALEAALQALPPEVILIGLALLAWYLAGKKVAVMSAAGLWVLYAMGLWRETMTTLALVLVATALAVGIGIPLGILTAQNHRVEQVVRPLLDFMQTMPSFVYLIPVLMLFGIGKVPAVFATLIFAMPPAVRLTSLGIRQVPTEVVEAAKAFGSSRWQLLAKVQFPIALPTVMTGVNQSIMLALSMAVISAMIGAGGLGGVVYAAISRVEVGKGFAGGIGIVVLALILDRVTQGIAGRSAVKKSSTAWG
- a CDS encoding glycine betaine ABC transporter substrate-binding protein, whose product is MAISRSVKKGWWKVCALLVVLLISAAACSGGQQPVDEGKGGSQSKGKLVFGVTPWTSTIPPTYVAKHILEDLGYEVKLQDAEVGVVFAGLAKGDVDIFMDSWLPDMHREFMDQYGEKIDDVAVSYREGVLGWVVPAYSPANSIAELNQYKDRFGGKVYGIDAGAGMMKTSKAIIEAYGLDYELVDGSEQAMLTMLEDAYSNKRDIVILGWRPHWKFAKYDLKFLEDPKGFWKSSEVHVLVHKGLDQKAPEAYAFLKNWRIPIEDVEDMILRLELESADPTQLAADWVENNQEKVEAMLKDVK
- a CDS encoding ATP-dependent Clp protease proteolytic subunit, whose translation is MPFCQSGPHQLGFRSLLAQPSTGEPASDPAATTRLPSLKELGQTGVADYQSNIFVLPIIGQIEGHMVMPPQNKTTKYEHVIPQLVAIEQNPAVEGLLVVLNTVGGDVEAGLAIAEMVASISKPKVSLVLGGGHSIGVPVATATDYSFIAETATMTIHPIRLTGLVIGVPQTFDYLDKMQDRVVRFVAEHSRISEAKFRELMFRSGELARDIGTVLVGRDAVEVGLIDQVGGLAQAVAKLQELIAARKAMH
- a CDS encoding undecaprenyl-diphosphate phosphatase, coding for MNAGQALVLGLVQGLTEFLPISSSGHLVIFQEWLGVGTPGLLFEVMVHFGTLLAVVAAFWRDILDILRRPWHKMLVLILVGTVPAGLMGLLLEPVFSAAFESLFVVGAALLVTGLLLWWAGRRPPGRKGLATTSLLDALAVGFGQGLAITPGLSRSGTTIAFALLRGMERQMAFRYSFLLSIPAVLGANLWEARSLAGEVGGIGIPPTYWLAVGVAAISGYVAIRFLLAVLTHGRLYCFSYYCWLLGGAVLLSGAALA
- a CDS encoding DNA translocase FtsK gives rise to the protein MAGLVLGPDHPWLAHRLGFAGKVLEEALRSLAGRGRFGIPLLLSLLAVKVMRERESLRFSGRDWGLVIGYLVLLTGLHLPWAQDNPMIPGQEGQGGGTLGAVLVLMLVKAFGQLGTYMVLAALGLVSFLLVTDLSLVEGAGAVGRRVRSVGPRLRTRLEQFLFEEEKGEGEAEEPSRSRSSGQEPPQTGQRARVKGRPGAPPVRTVEAPPVEPAAEDREEETPLVVRAEPTVRPEPQEELPEAEDEPFLLPPLSLLRRASKARNLPLSKEIYEKAQLLEQTLENFGVSVKVTQISCGPTVTRYEVQPAPGVKVSRIISLGDDIALSLAAGGVRIEAPIPGKAAIGIEVPNREVAVVHLREVLESQEFQQSTSKLTIALGKDIAGRPVVADLAKMPHLLIAGATGSGKSVCLNGLICSLLYKARPTELKFMLIDPKMVELTGYNGIPHLLTSVVTDAKKAAAALRWMTTEMDNRYARFAAAGVRDLRRYNRAQRLTGRKPLSYIVVIIDELAELMMVAPAEVEDSICRLAQKARAAGIHLVVATQRPSVDVITGLIKANIPSRIAFAVSSQTDSRTILDLGGAEKLIGRGDMLFFPVGAVKPIRVQGAYVSDREVQNVVNFLRQQTLPEVTEEIVLPETPETGRPEEEDELLPQAVRVLLESGQASISMLQRRLRIGYARAARLIDIMEARGMVSGQDGAKPRSLLIGWDDYYRMFGKAQG
- a CDS encoding DUF4115 domain-containing protein — translated: MEITADKGPSWLEVTVDGEPAYRGLLAQGREISFSGRTSIAVKFGDAGAVSVRLNGQLLGPMGNRGQVLRREFRASTEPS